In Streptomyces sp. ML-6, the genomic stretch CGGGCAGGTAGTCGGCCGGATTGACCTCATCCTGATCCGCGCTCTGATCCAATTCGGCCAGCTCAGCCGTTACGCCCTCCTGCTCCTTCACGAGTCGGTCGCGCTCGCGAATGTATGAGTCCTCGGGAATGATGTTGCGGCTGACCAAGCTGGTCTGCCGGTCGATTTCCTCCTGAATTTCCCCGAGTCGGCCATTCAGGCGCTGGCGGGCGGCATTCAGCCGCTCATGGGGACTGGCGACCTCCTCGCCGAGCTGCTGCGGAATCTTCGCCGCCTCGGTCTCAATCTCGTTGGCCCATTGGCGCAGTCGCTTTTTTACGGCGTCCTCGGCAACGCTGCGCAGGATGTACGCCCCGTCGCAGGTGCCGTTGTCCTTCATGGCCGAGCACCGGAACATGTATCCCGGCTTCCTGATCAATACTTTCCCGGCGCCGTAGGTGGCACCGCCGGCGGCTGATGCGGTGCCGCCGCAGCGTATGCAACGCATGAGGCCGGATGTGCTGTAGGCCGGTTGCCGGTTGCCGCTGGGGGTGTTGCGCGCCCTTTCCCGCTTTTCCTTGTACGCCTCCCACACGTCCTCGGGAACAATGGGCTCGTGGTCTCCTGGCACCCAAATTCGGGCGGGGCACTTCTCGCCGCGTGATGCAGTGCTGTCGGGGTCCTTGGGAGGGCAGTCGCAGTCATCGGGGTGGTACCGAATCCAGCCGGCTGCGAAGCCGCTGTCCATGTAGCGGGTGAGCCCCGACTGAAGCCACGGTTTGCCCTTGGTGCCCATGTACCCGCGGGAGCCGAGCCACTGCGTCACCGACCCCATGGACGCCCCGTCGGCCACGCGCTCGTACAGGTCGGTGACAATCCGCCCGGTGTCGTCTGGCTCGTACCACTCGCGGCTGATCGTGCCTGTCGTCTCGTCGATGCGGCGGCGGTGCCAGACGTACCCCCACCGCTTCCCGCCCGTGGCAGGGAGGCCGGCGGCGCGGCGGTGGCCACGGGTCTCCGCCCATGACTGGCCGATGAGGTCGGATTCGTACTCAGCGAATTTCAGGCTGATTCCCTGCTGGAAACGGCCGAAGGGGGTCCGGGTATCGGCCGCCTCGGTCGCCGATTCGAGAGTGCCGCCCGCAGCTTCCAACCGGGCCAGGTTGAGGGCGTTGCCGCGGCGGGACCGACCGAACCGGCTGTATCGCCAGACGGCGATACCGCGGGCCTGCCGTTCTTCGACCCACCGAATTCCTTCGGCGATGCGCCGCTTGAGCAGGCGGCCCGACACGTCGAGGTCTTCGATCCAGTGCACGATTTCCTTGTTGTTGCGCTCGGCCCACGCCGTAATTGCGGTGCGCTGGATTTCGTCGCTGATCTTCTCCTCGTAGTAGGTGCTGACACGGATATATGCCACGAAGGGCTCACGCATGGTGCTGCGTGAGCCCTTCGGGCGGGGGCGGTCGTGTCGTGGGATCACGGGGTCTCCCGGGTAGTGCGTCGCTGGAATGCCACGACGGAGCGTTCGGGCGGCGCGGCTGCAAGTTTGGCGTCGTGCTGGATGACGGCGCGGGCGAGAGCGGCGCTGTCGGCCTGCGCTACCTGCTCGGCGGCGTATTCACGTGCTGCTCGGGTGCCGGTGACTGCCGATGCGGCGGAGCCGGCGGTGGTGACTACGGCCCCGGTTACCACGCATGGGCCCACCATTTCGACTGTGGCGATGCTGGTGAGCAGGATGGTGAGGCCGACAACGAGGAGTCCGGCCGAGTATGAGGCGGTCAGGTAGGTGGTGCGAGCAGACACGAGCAAGCCTTTCTAGGTGGTGCCCCCCTTGGCGTGGAGGGCGCTGAGCAGACTCAGCACCGCGTTTTGGTCGGCCGCATCGGTGGCCCCGAGGGCTTCGAGTGCTTCGTCCTTGGTGATGGTGCGGGGGCGGAATTCGCCTGAAAGCTCCTCGGGGGGCAGGAAGCCGGCCCGTACGAGCAGGGGGAGAACCGGTTCACCGAGCGTCTTTGCCACCGCCAGCAAGGTGCGCGCGTCAGGGCGCCCCTTGCCGCGGAGGAGTCGCGAGACAGTGGCCGGGGGGAGGTCGGCGGCCTCAGCGAGTCTGGCGGGGGTGCCTCTCTCGTCTGGGTCGTATCCGTGGCGGGGAAGTGCCCAGCGCAGCCACTCGTCGACACCAGCGTCGAGTGGGGGTTCGGGGGTGCGAGCCGTGGTCATGGCACCAATGTATCGCGCATGAGCGATTCCTCGATCCCTGCGCACACTTCTTACACATGCGTAGCCCCCCACGCCGGTTCCCCTTGGGCGAGCAGCCACGGTATCGCACACACGAGCGACTAACTATGCGTACGACGCTTTTTGCTCGCTCACAGTCACTATCCCATCACGGCAGACTCAAGTCGAGCTCCACGCTTC encodes the following:
- a CDS encoding recombinase family protein, encoding MREPFVAYIRVSTYYEEKISDEIQRTAITAWAERNNKEIVHWIEDLDVSGRLLKRRIAEGIRWVEERQARGIAVWRYSRFGRSRRGNALNLARLEAAGGTLESATEAADTRTPFGRFQQGISLKFAEYESDLIGQSWAETRGHRRAAGLPATGGKRWGYVWHRRRIDETTGTISREWYEPDDTGRIVTDLYERVADGASMGSVTQWLGSRGYMGTKGKPWLQSGLTRYMDSGFAAGWIRYHPDDCDCPPKDPDSTASRGEKCPARIWVPGDHEPIVPEDVWEAYKEKRERARNTPSGNRQPAYSTSGLMRCIRCGGTASAAGGATYGAGKVLIRKPGYMFRCSAMKDNGTCDGAYILRSVAEDAVKKRLRQWANEIETEAAKIPQQLGEEVASPHERLNAARQRLNGRLGEIQEEIDRQTSLVSRNIIPEDSYIRERDRLVKEQEGVTAELAELDQSADQDEVNPADYLPVVRGLIDRWEITPVETRRSMLRTVLRGVWIYPKSTAPSGAKIPAYAVPVAVWEGDPQLLGRRANA
- a CDS encoding helix-turn-helix transcriptional regulator gives rise to the protein MTTARTPEPPLDAGVDEWLRWALPRHGYDPDERGTPARLAEAADLPPATVSRLLRGKGRPDARTLLAVAKTLGEPVLPLLVRAGFLPPEELSGEFRPRTITKDEALEALGATDAADQNAVLSLLSALHAKGGTT